TCAATTGGAGAAAAAGAAAGACTATATATACATACTATAGTAAAAGAAGATGATATTTCATTTTTTGGATTTAAAAATGAACTTGAAAGAAGTATTTTTCTTGAATGTATTGCAATAAATGGTATAGGTGCAAAAAAAGCTATTGCGATATTATCTAATTTTGAATTTGAAGAATTAGCAGCAATAGCATCTTCAAAGAATTTCAAAGAATTAGCAAAAGTTCCTGGAATAGGAATGAAAAAAGCAGAAAAAATAATGGTAGATCTTTCTGATAAACTTGAAGGATTAAAGATAACAAATAGTAGTTCTAGTCAAGATATAGTTGAATTATATAATAAAAAAGAGAATTTAAGATTAGCCTTAGAATCATTAGGTTATGAAAAAGTTAATA
The genomic region above belongs to Streptobacillus moniliformis DSM 12112 and contains:
- the ruvA gene encoding Holliday junction branch migration protein RuvA yields the protein MYEYFEGILSVKNLNYVVIDINGVGYKIYTSIKTYDKLNSIGEKERLYIHTIVKEDDISFFGFKNELERSIFLECIAINGIGAKKAIAILSNFEFEELAAIASSKNFKELAKVPGIGMKKAEKIMVDLSDKLEGLKITNSSSSQDIVELYNKKENLRLALESLGYEKVNINNIIEDKYIKELNMQELIKMALLNINKKKK